One segment of Shewanella piezotolerans WP3 DNA contains the following:
- the recN gene encoding DNA repair protein RecN encodes MLCQLSINNFAIVRFLELDFKAGMTSITGETGAGKSIAIDALGLCLGNRADANTIRPDATKAEVSARFSLSDIPLAKRWLEDHDLELDNECILRRTINSDGRSRAYINGNPVPLAQIKSLGQLLIGIHGQHAHHAMLKSEHQLTLLDSYANHKMLLDSVSSSYHRCKTIEKELQQLELAQHERLARKQLLQYQVEELNEFAISEGEFETIEAEHKKLANSTALIELCRSQLHILQENDQGSIESLLNTSISQGQDLESYDAELGSVVVMLNEALIQVQESSSELERYLDGLELDPEYFEQLELRISKALQLARKHHVNAAELFAYHQALLTELNDLDSDEDRLDEIRNQLSNSQQAYLNHARKLSQSRSRYAKELDKKVTQSIHELSMPKGKFSISVNFNESIISPHGCDGIEFLVTTNPGQPLQPIAKVASGGELSRIGLGIQVITAKKVATPTLIFDEVDVGISGPTAAVVGRMLRSLGESTQVFCVTHLPQVAGNGHQHMFVNKNSKAGKTETSMVQLDKEQRVEELARLLGGDTITSNTLANAKELLLS; translated from the coding sequence ATGCTTTGCCAACTCAGCATTAACAATTTTGCTATTGTGCGTTTTTTAGAACTCGATTTTAAAGCCGGAATGACCAGTATTACCGGTGAAACGGGTGCAGGTAAATCTATTGCAATTGACGCATTAGGCCTATGCCTGGGCAATCGAGCTGATGCCAATACTATTAGGCCTGATGCCACAAAAGCTGAGGTTAGTGCTCGCTTCTCCCTATCTGATATTCCTCTTGCTAAACGCTGGTTAGAAGACCATGACCTCGAACTGGACAATGAGTGTATTTTAAGGCGTACGATTAATAGTGATGGACGTTCTCGTGCATACATTAATGGTAACCCGGTACCATTAGCCCAAATTAAATCTCTAGGCCAACTGCTTATCGGGATCCATGGCCAACATGCTCACCATGCAATGCTAAAAAGTGAGCACCAGCTTACATTGCTCGACAGTTACGCCAATCATAAAATGCTGCTCGATTCGGTCTCGTCCAGTTACCACCGCTGTAAAACGATAGAGAAAGAGCTGCAGCAGTTAGAGCTTGCTCAACACGAAAGATTAGCACGCAAGCAATTACTACAATACCAGGTAGAAGAACTTAACGAGTTTGCCATTAGCGAAGGTGAATTTGAGACCATTGAAGCCGAACATAAAAAACTTGCCAACAGCACTGCACTCATTGAGTTATGCCGCAGCCAATTACATATTTTGCAAGAAAACGATCAGGGCAGCATTGAATCGCTACTCAATACCTCTATCAGCCAAGGGCAAGATTTAGAGAGCTATGATGCAGAACTTGGTAGCGTCGTCGTTATGCTCAATGAGGCGCTGATCCAAGTGCAAGAATCCAGTAGCGAACTTGAACGTTATTTAGATGGCTTGGAGTTAGACCCTGAATACTTTGAGCAGTTGGAGTTACGCATATCTAAGGCGCTACAATTAGCGCGCAAGCACCATGTCAACGCCGCGGAGCTATTCGCTTATCATCAAGCTCTATTAACAGAGCTTAATGACTTAGATTCCGATGAAGACAGGCTTGATGAGATCCGTAATCAACTCAGTAACAGTCAACAAGCCTATTTAAACCATGCAAGAAAACTAAGTCAAAGTCGCAGTCGTTACGCTAAAGAGCTTGATAAAAAGGTCACCCAATCTATACATGAGCTCAGTATGCCAAAGGGTAAGTTCAGCATTTCAGTCAATTTTAATGAAAGCATAATTAGCCCACATGGCTGTGATGGAATAGAGTTTTTAGTCACCACCAACCCCGGACAGCCTTTACAACCAATAGCTAAAGTTGCCTCTGGTGGTGAGTTATCTCGTATTGGGCTCGGTATTCAAGTGATAACCGCTAAGAAAGTAGCGACGCCGACACTAATTTTTGATGAAGTTGATGTTGGGATATCAGGACCAACTGCCGCGGTTGTCGGGCGTATGTTGCGCAGCCTAGGTGAATCAACTCAAGTTTTTTGTGTCACCCATCTGCCGCAGGTTGCTGGTAACGGTCATCAACATATGTTTGTAAACAAAAACAGTAAAGCGGGCAAAACTGAAACCTCGATGGTGCAGTTAGATAAAGAGCAACGCGTTGAAGAACTGGCACGCTTATTAGGCGGCGATACCATAACCAGCAACACTTTGGCTAACGCTAAAGAGTTACTGTTAAGCTAA
- a CDS encoding AEC family transporter — protein sequence MPAVLTPLLAVFGIMLIGTLVQKTKLLPFETDQVLNQYVYYIAFPAIMLITLAQTPISDILHWGYIAGFSAAMLISYAITFVVSLLVSPAKKAVATMRALNATFGNTAFIGMPLMAILFPGNQVALAAAAIASLLSVLIFAVALVSLEVLGSNNQTSAIKVIALALIRNPIVVGSFVGISLSAMTVTLPESLALIIKQLGLTSSPCALFAIGMVLAKSGQHQTSKQLINYQQLSDISAINMIKLFIQPFITFLLMTSLEVDSQLISMGVMLAALPTAASVYLLAQRYHTQVITSAQGILLGTLVTFISLPLLEVFLLG from the coding sequence ATGCCAGCAGTATTGACGCCGCTCCTCGCCGTATTTGGCATTATGTTGATTGGAACTTTGGTACAGAAAACAAAGTTATTACCATTTGAGACAGACCAAGTGTTAAACCAATATGTTTACTATATTGCGTTTCCGGCCATCATGCTTATTACCCTGGCACAGACACCTATAAGCGACATACTTCACTGGGGGTATATTGCAGGCTTTAGCGCTGCGATGCTAATTAGCTACGCCATAACATTTGTAGTGTCATTGCTCGTAAGCCCAGCCAAAAAAGCCGTCGCAACAATGCGAGCGCTTAATGCCACTTTTGGAAATACTGCTTTTATCGGTATGCCGCTCATGGCAATACTGTTTCCAGGCAATCAAGTTGCGTTGGCAGCGGCGGCGATTGCCAGCTTATTATCAGTGTTAATTTTCGCCGTTGCCTTGGTGTCTTTAGAAGTCTTAGGCAGCAACAACCAAACTTCAGCAATAAAAGTCATTGCTCTCGCCTTAATCAGAAACCCCATTGTCGTCGGCAGCTTTGTCGGGATAAGCCTATCTGCAATGACAGTAACCTTGCCGGAAAGTCTCGCGCTTATTATTAAGCAACTCGGCTTGACATCAAGTCCCTGTGCACTATTTGCCATTGGTATGGTATTAGCAAAATCTGGGCAACATCAAACATCGAAGCAGCTTATTAATTATCAACAGTTGAGTGATATCAGCGCAATAAACATGATTAAGTTGTTCATACAGCCTTTTATCACTTTCCTGCTAATGACCAGCTTAGAGGTAGACTCACAGTTAATTTCGATGGGCGTGATGCTTGCGGCACTGCCCACTGCAGCAAGTGTTTACTTACTCGCTCAGCGTTATCACACTCAAGTGATAACCAGTGCTCAAGGAATACTATTGGGTACGCTTGTTACCTTCATTAGCTTGCCCCTATTAGAAGTATTTTTGCTCGGCTAA